In Blautia sp. SC05B48, a single genomic region encodes these proteins:
- a CDS encoding CvpA family protein — MNWTWLGLAVLVLLAFSMVDGYRHGFVKEVVSALLVLISVALVWLINPYVNQFIRENTSVYEKIQTASGSFVDSLADGKETMDDEEQKALISSMDIPDLLQKGITENNTALVYQYLAVNTFAGYISGYLANVAVNCLSFLVSYILSSILIHVLAYAMDLLARLPVIRGINKIAGAVVGGMKCIVFVWVGMLVLTILCNTEIGQKSLGLIRGDTVLDFLYDKNIFIRIFTGIFYGG; from the coding sequence ATGAACTGGACATGGCTTGGACTGGCTGTGCTGGTCCTGCTTGCCTTTTCCATGGTGGATGGATACAGGCATGGCTTTGTGAAAGAAGTAGTATCTGCATTGCTTGTTCTGATCTCCGTTGCTTTGGTATGGCTGATCAATCCTTATGTGAATCAGTTCATACGTGAGAATACGTCTGTTTATGAAAAAATCCAGACTGCCAGCGGATCATTTGTGGATTCTCTGGCAGATGGGAAAGAAACCATGGATGATGAGGAACAGAAGGCGTTGATCAGCAGCATGGATATTCCGGATCTCCTCCAGAAGGGAATAACAGAAAATAATACGGCATTAGTGTATCAATATCTGGCGGTTAATACATTTGCAGGGTATATTTCCGGATATCTGGCCAATGTAGCAGTGAACTGTCTTTCTTTTTTGGTATCATACATACTTTCCTCAATCCTGATCCATGTGCTGGCGTATGCCATGGATCTCCTGGCAAGACTGCCGGTCATCCGCGGGATTAACAAAATAGCCGGCGCCGTAGTAGGAGGCATGAAGTGTATTGTTTTTGTATGGGTCGGAATGCTGGTACTTACGATTTTATGCAACACGGAAATAGGGCAAAAAAGCCTGGGACTGATCCGGGGCGATACAGTACTGGATTTTCTTTATGATAAAAATATTTTTATCCGTATTTTTACAGGAATATTTTATGGTGGATAA
- a CDS encoding DUF5711 family protein yields MNIIKKIQKKQKRKKLMRQKARLAQEQAAQEGSHYGRTSHHRRISRKGKKVITAAVIAAAVCLVFLYAEKRSYHSYKVLNTSEQEDVVSTQYVDMDGDILRYSPDGVSVVDNSMNTIWNETYTMQNPIADVNGSRAVVADSEGTSLYICDKKGVTGTVTTSYSIVKVRIASNGMVAVILDNDDNTWINFYNPDGSLVAENLTKIDDPGYPMDVAVSDNGVMMVTFQYVDGSKTTSYVAFYNYGDVGQNEDDRIVSGYTYENVVIPQVECISDSKYIALRDDGFSTYQGNQIPKESKTVNVKQEIVSTFFSDDRIGLVFKNNNKDDLYTMEVYNMSGQLKFRKNFNIPYTTIKMSGDNIIMYNSSQICVMNSRGVQKYAGNVDGTIRDFFKIGWNKYLMVLDTGVSTIKFS; encoded by the coding sequence GTGAATATCATAAAAAAAATACAGAAAAAACAAAAGCGTAAAAAGCTGATGAGGCAAAAAGCCAGGCTTGCACAGGAACAGGCTGCGCAGGAAGGCTCTCACTACGGGAGAACTTCTCATCACCGAAGAATTTCAAGAAAGGGAAAAAAGGTGATCACAGCGGCAGTGATCGCTGCTGCAGTCTGCCTGGTTTTTCTTTATGCAGAAAAAAGAAGCTATCACAGCTATAAAGTATTAAATACAAGCGAACAGGAAGATGTTGTTTCCACACAGTATGTGGACATGGATGGAGATATCCTGAGATACAGTCCTGATGGAGTATCTGTTGTGGACAACAGCATGAATACCATCTGGAATGAAACCTATACAATGCAGAATCCTATTGCAGATGTGAATGGAAGCAGGGCGGTTGTTGCAGACAGCGAGGGAACATCGCTTTATATCTGCGACAAAAAAGGTGTGACCGGAACTGTAACAACGTCTTATTCTATTGTAAAAGTGCGGATCGCATCGAATGGAATGGTTGCCGTGATCCTGGACAATGATGATAATACCTGGATCAATTTTTATAATCCGGATGGCAGTCTGGTCGCGGAAAATCTAACTAAGATCGATGATCCGGGATATCCCATGGATGTAGCAGTGTCTGATAACGGAGTGATGATGGTAACATTCCAGTATGTTGATGGAAGCAAGACTACCAGCTATGTGGCATTTTATAATTATGGGGATGTAGGACAGAATGAGGATGATCGGATCGTAAGTGGTTATACCTATGAGAATGTAGTGATCCCGCAGGTGGAATGTATCAGTGACAGTAAGTATATTGCTTTGCGAGATGACGGATTTTCTACTTATCAGGGAAATCAGATCCCCAAAGAAAGCAAAACAGTCAATGTAAAACAGGAGATCGTAAGTACATTTTTCAGTGATGACAGGATTGGCCTGGTATTTAAAAACAATAATAAAGATGATCTGTATACAATGGAAGTCTATAATATGAGCGGACAGCTGAAATTCCGTAAAAATTTCAATATTCCATATACGACTATAAAAATGAGCGGAGATAATATCATCATGTATAACAGCTCGCAGATCTGCGTGATGAACAGCCGTGGTGTACAGAAATATGCCGGAAATGTAGATGGAACGATCCGAGATTTCTTTAAGATCGGATGGAATAAATATCTTATGGTACTGGATACAGGTGTCAGCACCATAAAATTCAGTTAA
- a CDS encoding LysM peptidoglycan-binding domain-containing protein — protein sequence MIEVIYKEDTTEQEAAQESFSMPRNVRQIGLANGDYRIYIEDYVYTFLCSLAEDEKPEGQGSVAVLTGEIQWTADMTCIFIKGAIAADGMEAAAEHIDFSEKLWQKLQEDKDQYFPEQEIVGWFFAQPQIAMEITELFVKVHLRHFGGEKILMLMDPGEREDAFFRYDGGMMAKLSGYYIYYEKNSQMQTYMIERSQKEGGEASEEVEDRAVRNFRKIIDSKNPEERGEEKTSVFSYAATVCLALAVLVAGVGFYRNQQEKTEVPEDYRAASASVVQITPAVTEPVRSVSVSPKAVQTQKPVQTQKPVQTQEAVRGTPVPTETTQKREKISITPEPRSSKKQSVSEATQKKDNKTEEKKTEEKKTEETSVAAENPGETYVIRPGDTLYQISLNRYGTVDAMEQICALNGISANEIIYPGQVIVLP from the coding sequence ATGATAGAAGTCATTTATAAGGAGGACACAACAGAACAGGAAGCCGCACAGGAATCGTTTTCCATGCCTAGAAATGTAAGGCAGATCGGGCTGGCGAACGGAGATTACAGGATTTATATAGAAGATTATGTATACACATTTCTCTGCAGCCTGGCAGAAGATGAAAAGCCGGAAGGCCAGGGAAGTGTGGCGGTACTTACAGGTGAAATTCAATGGACTGCAGATATGACCTGTATTTTTATAAAAGGTGCCATTGCAGCAGACGGCATGGAGGCTGCGGCAGAACATATTGACTTTTCGGAAAAACTCTGGCAGAAACTGCAGGAGGATAAGGATCAGTATTTTCCGGAGCAGGAGATCGTGGGATGGTTTTTTGCACAGCCTCAGATAGCAATGGAGATCACGGAGCTTTTTGTGAAAGTACATCTCAGACATTTCGGAGGGGAAAAGATCCTGATGCTGATGGATCCTGGAGAACGGGAGGATGCTTTTTTCCGTTATGATGGCGGCATGATGGCAAAACTGAGCGGATATTATATTTATTATGAGAAAAATTCTCAGATGCAGACGTATATGATCGAACGCAGCCAGAAAGAGGGCGGAGAAGCATCCGAGGAAGTGGAGGACAGGGCTGTCAGAAATTTCAGAAAGATCATAGACAGTAAAAATCCGGAGGAACGGGGAGAAGAGAAAACTTCTGTTTTTTCTTATGCGGCTACGGTGTGTTTGGCACTGGCAGTTCTTGTGGCTGGAGTGGGCTTTTATCGGAATCAGCAGGAAAAAACAGAGGTTCCGGAAGATTATCGCGCCGCTTCTGCTTCGGTGGTGCAGATAACACCTGCAGTAACAGAACCGGTGCGGAGTGTATCGGTTTCGCCAAAGGCGGTGCAGACGCAGAAACCGGTGCAGACACAAAAACCGGTACAGACGCAGGAAGCTGTGCGGGGAACTCCGGTCCCGACGGAAACCACGCAGAAAAGAGAAAAAATCTCAATAACACCGGAACCTCGAAGTTCAAAAAAACAGTCTGTTTCAGAAGCAACGCAAAAAAAAGATAATAAAACAGAAGAGAAAAAAACAGAAGAGAAAAAAACAGAAGAGACTTCAGTGGCAGCAGAAAATCCGGGGGAAACTTATGTGATCCGCCCGGGAGATACCTTGTATCAGATCAGTCTGAACCGCTATGGCACTGTAGATGCGATGGAACAGATCTGTGCATTAAACGGAATTTCTGCCAATGAGATCATTTATCCCGGGCAGGTAATTGTACTACCCTGA
- the yyaC gene encoding spore protease YyaC, with product MAFYIDAGKNGSSGEIAYLLKKCILHCPKKWTEIVFLCIGSDRVTGDCLGPYIGHLLHPHETGHIFVYGTLSCPVHALNLEKTSSLITRLHPHALVIAIDASLGQKKHLGYVTIGNGALYPGAGVQKDLPPVGDIHITGIVNTAGIMEQLTLQTTRLSTVVALADVIACGILKILPAETDLSPVDLDYTNSLICL from the coding sequence ATGGCTTTTTACATTGATGCCGGAAAAAACGGTTCATCCGGCGAGATTGCTTATCTTCTGAAAAAATGCATTCTTCACTGTCCCAAAAAATGGACTGAGATCGTGTTTTTATGCATTGGCAGTGATCGTGTTACCGGAGATTGTTTAGGCCCATATATCGGACACCTTCTTCATCCTCATGAAACCGGACATATTTTTGTCTACGGCACGCTTTCCTGCCCGGTCCATGCCCTGAACCTTGAAAAAACTTCATCGCTTATCACAAGGCTTCATCCACACGCCCTTGTAATCGCCATAGACGCTTCTCTTGGACAAAAAAAGCACCTGGGCTATGTGACCATTGGAAATGGTGCACTTTACCCAGGTGCTGGTGTTCAGAAAGATCTTCCACCTGTAGGGGACATCCATATCACCGGCATTGTAAATACTGCCGGAATCATGGAGCAGCTTACCCTGCAGACTACCCGGCTCTCCACCGTAGTAGCACTTGCAGATGTGATTGCCTGCGGAATCCTTAAGATACTTCCTGCAGAAACAGACTTATCCCCTGTTGATCTTGATTATACGAACTCCTTGATCTGCTTATAG
- a CDS encoding transketolase family protein, protein MSEVKKIATRASYGSALIELGKKHEDLIVLDADLAAATQTGMFKKEFPERHIDCGIAECNMMGIAAGIASTGKVPFASTFAMFAAGRAYEQVRNSIGYPKLNVKIGATHGGISVGEDGATHQCLEDFALMRVIPGMVVASPSDDIEAKAMVAAAYEHQGPVYMRFGRLAVPVINDRPDYKFELGKGIVLREGKDLTIIANGLCVAPTLEAAEKLAADGIDAKVINIHTIKPLDEDLVVAAAKETGKVVTVEEHSIIGGLGGAVCECLAEKAPVPVKRIGIHDVFGESGPALELLHKYGLDAEGIYKQIKEFV, encoded by the coding sequence ATGTCAGAAGTAAAGAAAATCGCAACGAGAGCAAGCTACGGCAGTGCCCTCATAGAATTAGGAAAAAAACACGAGGATCTTATCGTTCTTGACGCTGACCTTGCTGCAGCTACACAGACAGGTATGTTTAAAAAAGAATTCCCGGAGCGTCACATTGACTGCGGTATCGCAGAGTGCAACATGATGGGCATTGCAGCAGGAATCGCTTCCACAGGTAAGGTTCCCTTTGCAAGTACTTTTGCAATGTTTGCAGCAGGACGTGCTTATGAGCAGGTTCGCAACTCCATCGGATATCCGAAGCTGAATGTAAAGATCGGAGCAACTCACGGCGGTATTTCTGTAGGTGAAGACGGCGCCACACATCAGTGCCTGGAGGATTTTGCCCTGATGAGAGTGATTCCGGGCATGGTCGTTGCAAGTCCTTCTGATGATATCGAAGCAAAAGCTATGGTTGCTGCTGCTTACGAGCATCAGGGACCGGTATACATGAGATTCGGACGTCTTGCTGTTCCGGTTATCAATGACAGACCGGATTATAAATTTGAGCTTGGTAAGGGCATCGTTCTCCGCGAGGGAAAAGATCTTACCATCATCGCAAACGGACTTTGTGTTGCACCGACTCTTGAAGCAGCTGAGAAGCTTGCAGCAGACGGAATCGATGCAAAAGTGATCAATATCCATACCATCAAGCCTCTGGATGAGGACCTTGTTGTTGCAGCTGCCAAAGAAACCGGCAAGGTTGTAACTGTTGAGGAGCATTCCATCATCGGCGGTCTTGGCGGAGCTGTATGCGAGTGCCTGGCTGAGAAGGCACCGGTACCGGTTAAACGTATCGGAATCCATGATGTATTCGGTGAGTCCGGTCCGGCATTAGAGCTTCTTCATAAATACGGTCTCGATGCAGAGGGTATCTATAAGCAGATCAAGGAGTTCGTATAA
- a CDS encoding transketolase: protein MDKLELQKVANEVRKDIVTAVHAAKAGHPGGSLSAADVFTYLYFEEMNIDPKDPKKADRDRFVLSKGHTAPGLYSVLAERGYFPKEDLKTLRHLGSYLQGHPDMKHIPGVDMSSGSLGQGISAAAGMALSAKLSDDDYRVYTLLGDGEIEEGQVWEAAMFAGFRKLDNLVVIVDNNGLQIDGDIADVCSPYPIDKKFEAFNFHVINVADGNDMDQLKAAFDEARATKGMPTAIIMKTVKGKGVSYMENAVGWHGKAPNDEQYAQAMEDLEKVGEALCQK from the coding sequence ATGGATAAGTTAGAACTTCAGAAAGTTGCCAACGAAGTCCGCAAGGATATCGTAACAGCAGTCCATGCAGCAAAGGCCGGCCATCCGGGCGGATCCCTTTCTGCAGCAGACGTGTTCACCTATTTATATTTTGAAGAGATGAACATCGATCCGAAGGATCCTAAGAAGGCAGACCGTGACCGTTTTGTCCTTTCTAAAGGACATACAGCACCGGGACTCTATTCTGTACTTGCAGAGAGAGGGTATTTTCCAAAAGAGGATCTGAAAACACTTCGTCATCTGGGCTCCTATCTTCAGGGACATCCGGATATGAAGCATATTCCGGGCGTTGATATGTCCAGCGGTTCTCTTGGTCAGGGAATCTCTGCAGCAGCAGGTATGGCTCTTTCTGCCAAACTCAGTGATGATGATTATCGAGTATATACACTGCTGGGTGATGGTGAGATCGAGGAAGGCCAGGTGTGGGAGGCAGCTATGTTTGCAGGCTTCCGTAAACTGGACAACCTGGTTGTGATCGTAGATAACAATGGACTTCAGATCGATGGTGACATTGCAGATGTATGCTCCCCATATCCGATCGACAAGAAATTTGAAGCTTTCAATTTCCATGTGATCAATGTTGCGGACGGCAACGATATGGATCAGCTGAAGGCTGCTTTTGATGAGGCAAGAGCTACAAAGGGTATGCCGACAGCTATCATCATGAAAACAGTAAAAGGTAAAGGCGTTTCCTACATGGAGAACGCAGTAGGCTGGCACGGAAAAGCTCCGAATGACGAGCAGTATGCACAGGCAATGGAAGATCTGGAGAAGGTAGGTGAAGCATTATGTCAGAAGTAA
- the fsa gene encoding fructose-6-phosphate aldolase, which produces MKFFIDTAKVEDIREANDMGVICGVTTNPSLIAKEGRDFNEVIKEITTIVDGPISGEVKATTTDAEGMIREGREIAAIHPNMVVKIPMTTEGLKAVKVLSSEGIKTNVTLIFSANQALLAARAGATYVSPFLGRLDDISTDGVELIQQIAEMFAVADIPTEIIAASVRHPMHVTACALAGADIATVPFKVIEQMTHHPLTDAGIAKFQADYKAVFGE; this is translated from the coding sequence ATGAAATTTTTTATCGACACAGCTAAAGTAGAGGATATCAGAGAAGCAAATGACATGGGAGTTATCTGTGGAGTTACAACAAACCCGTCTCTGATCGCCAAAGAAGGAAGAGACTTCAACGAGGTGATCAAAGAGATCACAACGATCGTTGACGGACCGATCAGCGGTGAGGTTAAAGCTACCACAACAGATGCTGAGGGAATGATCCGTGAGGGACGTGAGATTGCAGCGATCCATCCGAACATGGTTGTTAAGATTCCTATGACAACAGAGGGACTGAAGGCAGTTAAGGTTCTTTCCTCTGAGGGGATCAAGACAAACGTTACTCTGATCTTTTCTGCTAACCAGGCACTTCTTGCAGCAAGAGCAGGTGCTACATATGTATCTCCGTTCCTTGGAAGACTGGATGACATCTCCACAGATGGCGTTGAGCTGATCCAGCAGATCGCTGAGATGTTTGCAGTTGCAGATATCCCGACAGAGATCATCGCAGCAAGCGTTCGTCATCCAATGCATGTAACTGCATGTGCACTTGCAGGCGCAGATATCGCTACGGTACCGTTCAAGGTAATTGAGCAGATGACACATCATCCGCTGACAGATGCAGGTATCGCTAAATTCCAGGCTGATTACAAGGCAGTATTCGGTGAGTGA
- a CDS encoding LacI family DNA-binding transcriptional regulator: protein MAKKKATSSDVAARAGVSQATVSMVLNRKYNVSFSRETVERVEQAARELGYELPGRRKHKADRKEKLIVVFCPTLTSPYYVLLLQGIEAVANEQGYGVFICNTQRDAGLEEKYLRMMQTMRPAGIIYTCNPHPDFQHQVEKIAKETPLVIISNKEKTTTVDAINQDNTVVGRLMARHLLDLGHTDVAFITPPLTRRQWQRSKRVEGFVREFEKEGKKDHVLIKAADESNDRKIPRMDSEYAMGYELTMELLQEGQKFTAIAGQNDMMAIGAIDALHEMRIHVPKDVSVIGCDNIFYSGIRRISLTTIDHFVALKGRDACDIIIRKIDMNDKFYLDERPASLYNIEYTPKLIKRRTTGYARLDRNQSDEQKNK from the coding sequence GTGGCAAAAAAGAAAGCAACCTCATCGGATGTGGCAGCACGAGCAGGCGTTTCCCAGGCAACTGTATCCATGGTGCTGAACCGGAAATATAATGTTTCTTTTTCGAGAGAAACTGTGGAGCGGGTGGAGCAGGCGGCCAGAGAGCTTGGCTATGAGCTTCCCGGACGTCGGAAACACAAAGCTGACAGAAAAGAAAAGCTGATCGTTGTTTTCTGCCCCACACTCACCAGCCCCTATTATGTACTGCTGCTTCAGGGAATCGAGGCTGTGGCCAATGAGCAGGGATATGGGGTATTTATCTGCAACACCCAGCGCGACGCGGGGCTGGAAGAAAAATATCTCCGTATGATGCAGACCATGCGGCCGGCAGGGATCATCTATACCTGCAATCCTCATCCGGATTTCCAGCATCAGGTAGAAAAGATCGCAAAAGAAACACCGCTGGTCATCATCAGCAACAAGGAAAAAACAACCACGGTAGATGCTATCAATCAGGACAACACAGTGGTAGGAAGGCTGATGGCCAGACATCTTCTTGATCTGGGGCACACGGATGTGGCATTTATCACGCCTCCTCTTACCAGACGGCAGTGGCAGCGCTCCAAGCGTGTGGAGGGCTTTGTCCGCGAGTTTGAAAAAGAGGGAAAAAAGGATCATGTGCTCATCAAGGCGGCAGATGAGTCCAATGACAGAAAGATCCCGCGGATGGATTCCGAGTATGCCATGGGCTACGAGCTGACCATGGAACTTCTCCAGGAAGGACAGAAATTTACGGCTATCGCAGGACAGAATGACATGATGGCCATAGGTGCCATTGATGCGCTGCACGAAATGAGGATACACGTTCCAAAGGATGTTTCTGTCATAGGGTGCGATAATATTTTTTATTCCGGCATCCGCAGGATCTCCCTGACAACCATTGATCATTTTGTTGCGCTGAAGGGAAGAGATGCCTGTGACATCATCATCCGTAAGATCGACATGAATGATAAATTTTACCTGGATGAAAGACCTGCCAGCCTGTATAATATCGAATATACCCCGAAGCTGATCAAGCGCCGCACGACGGGGTATGCAAGACTGGACAGAAACCAGTCTGATGAACAGAAAAATAAATAA
- the recR gene encoding recombination mediator RecR translates to MEYYSSHINKLIEQLSHLPGIGAKSAQRLAFHIMNMPKDQVEQLTASITDARQNVQYCKCCYTLTDQELCPICANPKRDHSTIMVVENTRDLAAYEKTGKFDGVYHVLHGAISPMLGIGPDDIKLKELMKRLQGDVKEVIVATNSSLEGETTAMYISKLIKPTGIKVSRIASGVPVGGDLEYIDEVTLLRALEGRVEL, encoded by the coding sequence ATGGAATATTACAGCAGCCATATCAATAAACTTATTGAGCAGCTTTCCCATCTTCCGGGAATCGGAGCCAAATCTGCCCAGCGTCTTGCATTTCATATCATGAATATGCCGAAGGACCAGGTAGAGCAGCTGACCGCCTCCATTACCGATGCAAGGCAGAATGTTCAGTACTGTAAGTGCTGTTACACGCTGACTGACCAGGAGCTTTGTCCGATCTGCGCCAATCCCAAAAGAGATCACAGCACTATCATGGTGGTTGAGAATACCAGGGATCTGGCAGCATATGAGAAAACAGGTAAATTTGACGGTGTATATCATGTACTTCATGGTGCAATCTCCCCGATGCTTGGGATCGGGCCGGATGATATCAAACTGAAGGAGCTGATGAAGCGCCTTCAGGGGGATGTAAAGGAAGTTATTGTGGCAACCAATTCCAGTCTTGAAGGCGAAACGACAGCTATGTACATCAGTAAGCTGATCAAACCGACCGGGATCAAAGTAAGCCGTATCGCCAGCGGAGTTCCGGTGGGCGGTGATCTGGAGTATATTGATGAGGTGACACTTCTCCGGGCACTGGAGGGAAGAGTGGAGCTTTAA
- a CDS encoding YbaB/EbfC family nucleoid-associated protein, producing MAKRGGFPGMGMPGNMNNLMKQAQKMQRQMEENQKALEEKEFTATVGGGAVSVTVSGKREITKVTLSEEAVDPDDIEMLEDMIAAATNEALRQVESESAAVMSKLTGGLGGLGGGLPF from the coding sequence ATGGCAAAAAGAGGTGGATTTCCTGGCATGGGTATGCCGGGAAACATGAACAATCTTATGAAACAGGCGCAGAAAATGCAGCGTCAGATGGAAGAAAACCAGAAAGCTCTTGAGGAAAAAGAGTTTACAGCAACAGTAGGCGGCGGAGCTGTTTCCGTTACAGTTTCCGGTAAACGTGAAATAACAAAGGTCACACTTTCCGAGGAAGCGGTAGATCCGGATGATATCGAGATGCTTGAGGACATGATCGCGGCAGCAACAAATGAGGCGCTCCGTCAGGTTGAGTCCGAGTCAGCAGCAGTGATGTCCAAACTCACAGGCGGCCTTGGTGGTCTTGGCGGAGGTCTTCCTTTCTGA
- the dnaX gene encoding DNA polymerase III subunit gamma/tau: MSYTALYRKFRPDNFDDVKGQDHIVTTLTNQIKANRIGHAYLFCGTRGTGKTTVAKILAKAVNCEHPVNGSPCNECAMCKAIQAGTAMNVIEIDAASNNGVDNIREIREEVAYRPTEGKYKVYIIDEVHMLSTGAFNALLKTLEEPPSYVIFILATTEAHKIPITILSRCQRYDFHRISIDTIAARLSELLTAEGVEAEEKAVRYVAKKGDGSMRDALSLLDQCISFYLGQVLTYDKVLDVLGAVDTEVFSRLLRKVLSGDVTGSIHVLEDLITGGRELGQFVSDFTWYMRNLLLVKTSENPEEAIDVSSENLKLLKEESEMTDVETLMRYIRIFSDLSNQIRFASQKRVLVEIALIKLCRPAMETNLDSVLDRLRVLEKQMEERPVQQVIVRESEAGGAGEPVAAVTGAATAQQQKPQKAAPEDLQKIVAGWRAIVGQTTGLFKQSLQRAVPKYNGETGDSILYVEFQDFLGMNYVDNPEAKKELQDIIAARTGKSVEIHMLVANKHQHTNLAQITVDDALRENIHMDIVVEEDPDEES, from the coding sequence ATGAGTTATACTGCTCTTTACCGTAAATTTCGTCCCGACAATTTTGACGATGTAAAAGGACAGGATCATATTGTGACAACACTGACCAACCAGATCAAGGCGAACCGTATCGGACACGCATACCTGTTCTGCGGAACGCGTGGTACCGGAAAAACTACGGTTGCAAAGATCCTGGCGAAGGCAGTAAACTGTGAACATCCTGTAAATGGCAGCCCCTGCAATGAATGTGCCATGTGCAAGGCCATTCAGGCGGGAACTGCCATGAATGTGATCGAAATCGATGCAGCCTCTAACAACGGTGTTGATAACATCCGTGAGATCCGTGAGGAAGTGGCTTATCGTCCAACAGAGGGCAAATACAAGGTTTATATCATCGATGAGGTGCATATGCTCTCAACAGGTGCATTTAATGCTCTTCTGAAAACATTGGAGGAGCCGCCTTCTTATGTTATCTTCATCCTGGCGACTACAGAGGCCCACAAGATACCGATCACAATACTGTCCAGATGTCAGCGCTATGACTTTCACCGGATATCCATTGATACCATTGCTGCCAGACTTTCCGAGCTTCTGACAGCAGAAGGGGTGGAAGCAGAGGAGAAGGCTGTACGCTATGTGGCAAAAAAAGGCGACGGGTCCATGCGAGATGCCCTGAGTCTTCTGGATCAGTGTATTTCCTTTTATCTGGGACAGGTGCTTACTTATGATAAAGTCCTGGATGTTCTGGGAGCCGTGGATACAGAGGTATTCAGCAGACTTCTCCGAAAGGTTCTTTCCGGTGATGTGACAGGTTCCATCCATGTGCTGGAGGACCTGATCACAGGCGGCCGTGAGCTGGGACAGTTTGTATCAGATTTTACCTGGTATATGCGAAATCTTCTGCTTGTGAAGACTTCCGAAAATCCTGAGGAAGCCATTGACGTTTCTTCTGAGAATCTGAAGCTTCTGAAGGAAGAGAGCGAGATGACAGATGTGGAGACGCTGATGCGTTACATTCGTATTTTTTCCGATCTGTCTAATCAGATCCGTTTTGCAAGCCAGAAGCGTGTATTGGTGGAAATCGCACTGATCAAGCTGTGCAGACCGGCCATGGAGACAAATCTGGACTCTGTTCTTGACAGGCTTCGTGTCCTGGAAAAGCAGATGGAGGAACGGCCTGTGCAGCAGGTGATCGTTCGGGAGAGCGAGGCCGGCGGAGCCGGGGAACCGGTGGCGGCAGTGACCGGTGCAGCAACGGCACAGCAGCAGAAACCACAGAAGGCAGCTCCTGAGGATCTTCAGAAGATCGTGGCAGGCTGGCGTGCCATCGTGGGTCAGACTACCGGACTTTTCAAGCAGTCCCTGCAGCGTGCAGTCCCAAAGTATAACGGAGAAACAGGAGATTCTATCCTTTATGTGGAATTCCAGGATTTTCTGGGGATGAATTATGTAGACAATCCGGAGGCGAAGAAAGAGCTTCAGGACATTATTGCTGCCCGGACAGGCAAAAGCGTGGAGATACATATGCTGGTAGCCAACAAACATCAGCACACCAATCTCGCGCAGATCACAGTAGACGATGCACTTCGGGAGAATATCCACATGGATATCGTAGTGGAAGAAGACCCGGATGAGGAGTCATAA